The proteins below come from a single Paraburkholderia flagellata genomic window:
- a CDS encoding L-fuconate dehydratase, with translation MTTISKLSVRDIRFPTSRSLDGSDAMNAAPDYSATYVTLETDSPDKFTGHGLTFTIGRGNEICVTAVNALAPLIVGKRLEDITANMGAFWRAFTSDSQLRWIGPDKGAIHLATAAVVNAVWDLWAKSVGKPVWKLLADMIPEELVRCLDFRYVTDAITPYEALAILHRHAKTKGAREAEMLAQGYPAYTTSAGWLGYDDDKIRRLAREGVALGWTHFKQKVGGNLDEDVRRARILREEIGENLKLMMDANQVWDVDEAVANMRRLAEFDPWWIEEPTSPDDILGHAEIRRRLGSIGVATGEHCQNRVMFKQLLQAQAIDFCQVDACRLGGLNEVIVVLLMAAKFGVPVCPHAGGVGLCEYVQHISLFDYLCVSASLENRVLEYVDHLHDHFVDPVVIRNGRYMPPQTPGYSIEMKPDSLERYIFPDGEAWRP, from the coding sequence ATGACCACGATCAGCAAGCTGTCCGTTCGCGACATCCGCTTTCCCACTTCGCGCTCGCTTGACGGTTCCGACGCCATGAACGCCGCGCCGGACTACTCCGCCACTTACGTCACGCTCGAAACAGATTCTCCAGACAAATTCACCGGGCACGGCCTCACGTTCACCATCGGGCGCGGCAATGAAATTTGCGTGACAGCGGTGAACGCGCTGGCGCCCCTCATCGTCGGCAAGCGTCTCGAAGACATTACCGCAAATATGGGCGCATTCTGGCGCGCTTTTACTTCGGACAGCCAATTACGCTGGATCGGCCCGGATAAAGGCGCGATTCACCTGGCTACGGCGGCGGTCGTCAATGCAGTGTGGGACCTTTGGGCCAAATCGGTTGGCAAGCCCGTATGGAAGCTGCTCGCCGACATGATCCCCGAAGAACTCGTGCGGTGCCTCGATTTTCGCTATGTGACCGATGCGATCACGCCTTACGAAGCGTTAGCCATCCTGCACCGCCACGCGAAGACGAAGGGCGCGCGCGAAGCGGAAATGCTCGCGCAGGGCTATCCCGCTTATACGACCTCGGCTGGCTGGCTAGGCTACGACGACGACAAGATTCGCCGTCTCGCGCGCGAAGGCGTCGCGCTGGGCTGGACGCATTTCAAGCAGAAAGTGGGCGGCAATCTCGACGAGGACGTACGGCGCGCACGCATTCTGCGCGAGGAGATCGGCGAGAACCTGAAGCTGATGATGGACGCCAACCAGGTATGGGATGTGGACGAAGCGGTGGCAAACATGCGGCGTCTCGCGGAGTTCGATCCATGGTGGATCGAGGAACCGACGAGCCCAGACGATATTCTCGGCCATGCGGAGATTCGTCGGCGTTTGGGGTCGATTGGGGTTGCCACGGGCGAGCATTGTCAAAATCGCGTGATGTTCAAGCAGTTGCTGCAGGCTCAAGCGATCGATTTTTGCCAGGTGGATGCCTGCCGGTTAGGTGGACTGAACGAAGTGATCGTCGTGCTCTTGATGGCGGCGAAGTTCGGCGTTCCGGTGTGCCCACATGCGGGCGGTGTTGGACTGTGCGAGTACGTGCAGCATATTTCTCTATTCGACTATCTGTGCGTTTCGGCTTCGCTGGAGAACCGGGTGCTCGAGTATGTCGATCATTTGCATGACCATTTTGTCGATCCAGTCGTGATACGCAATGGGCGGTATATGCCGCCGCAAACGCCCGGCTATAGCATCGAAATGAAACCGGATTCGCTTGAAAGATACATTTTCCCTGACGGTGAGGCGTGGCGGCCGTAA
- a CDS encoding GntR family transcriptional regulator yields the protein MLACLLKIKRAVNSSSEVASVAGNPYVALQKIRGGERGSLTDAVEQALREAIVTLALEPGMMIDKMAVCERMGVSRFPVSAALAKLAHAGLVEVLPQRGTRVKPIALDDIRQHLFIRSALEVETVRGVARMKNSATIDALAANLEEQRKVAGNGQRHAFHELDLAFHEILLDAVNLPRVKEIVAVSRNALDRARQLLASPERLAHTLDEHERIFDAIRAGRADAAAKAMHDHLDQVIEELHRSAKKRPDLFAP from the coding sequence ATGCTAGCATGTCTTCTCAAAATCAAGCGCGCCGTGAACTCTTCATCCGAAGTGGCGAGTGTTGCCGGCAATCCCTATGTCGCACTGCAAAAGATTAGAGGCGGCGAGCGCGGCAGTCTGACCGATGCGGTCGAGCAGGCGCTCAGAGAAGCGATCGTGACGCTTGCGCTGGAACCCGGAATGATGATCGACAAGATGGCGGTCTGCGAACGCATGGGCGTGTCGCGCTTTCCGGTTTCCGCCGCGCTGGCGAAGCTTGCGCACGCGGGTCTCGTCGAGGTTTTGCCGCAGCGCGGCACGCGCGTCAAACCGATCGCGCTCGACGATATTCGCCAGCATCTGTTCATTCGCAGCGCGCTCGAAGTCGAAACGGTGCGCGGTGTCGCGCGCATGAAGAACAGCGCCACGATCGACGCACTGGCCGCCAATCTCGAGGAGCAGCGCAAGGTCGCCGGTAATGGTCAGCGTCACGCGTTTCATGAGCTCGATCTCGCGTTTCATGAAATCCTGCTCGACGCCGTGAACCTGCCGCGCGTGAAAGAGATCGTCGCTGTGTCGCGCAATGCGCTGGACCGCGCAAGGCAATTGCTGGCGAGTCCCGAGCGTCTCGCGCATACGCTTGACGAACACGAACGGATTTTCGATGCCATTCGCGCCGGCCGTGCCGACGCGGCGGCCAAAGCCATGCACGACCATCTCGATCAGGTGATCGAGGAGTTGCACCGGTCCGCGAAAAAGCGGCCGGATCTCTTTGCGCCTTGA
- a CDS encoding sugar ABC transporter ATP-binding protein: MTPLISVSKLSKSFPGVRALHEVQFELVAGEVHALMGENGAGKSTLMKILAGVYTRDSGDILYDGQHVAFASPREAQAVGVGIIHQELQLMNHLTVAQNMFIGREPRGRLGLFLDEDKLNAQAHAILARMHVQLDPRTVVGSLTVASQQMVEIAKALSYDSRVLIMDEPTSALNDAEIAELFRIIRQLKERGVGIVYISHKMDELKQIADRVTVLRDGEYVATVAAADTSVQAIIGMMVGRTLADVAPYPGPAHQGEVALEVKHLNAGPLVRDVSFTLCKGEILGFAGLMGAGRTEVARAVFGADPVESGDIFVKGAKATIKTPSDAVAHSIGYLSEDRKRFGLATGMDVESNIVMSNLGKFLSLNLFLRRMQIRKTAAHFISLLAIRTPSATQPVRLLSGGNQQKIVIAKWLERDCDVLFFDEPTRGIDVGAKSEIYKLLRALAEQGKAIVMISSELPEILRMSDRIVVMCEGRITGELSASEATQERIMHLATQRETLQAA, from the coding sequence ATGACGCCGCTCATTTCCGTTAGTAAGCTGAGCAAGAGCTTTCCCGGCGTGAGAGCGCTTCACGAAGTGCAGTTCGAACTCGTGGCGGGCGAGGTGCACGCGCTGATGGGTGAGAACGGCGCAGGCAAGTCGACGTTGATGAAGATTCTCGCGGGCGTGTATACGCGCGACTCGGGCGACATTCTCTATGATGGCCAGCACGTCGCGTTCGCGAGTCCGCGCGAGGCCCAGGCCGTGGGCGTCGGCATCATTCATCAGGAACTCCAGCTGATGAATCATTTGACCGTCGCGCAGAACATGTTCATCGGCCGTGAGCCGCGCGGGCGTCTTGGCCTCTTTCTCGACGAAGACAAACTCAACGCGCAGGCGCACGCGATTCTCGCCCGCATGCACGTGCAACTCGACCCGCGCACCGTGGTCGGCTCGCTCACCGTCGCGAGCCAGCAGATGGTCGAGATTGCCAAGGCGCTGTCGTACGATTCGCGCGTGCTCATCATGGACGAGCCGACTTCCGCGCTCAACGACGCCGAAATCGCCGAGCTTTTCCGCATCATTCGCCAGTTGAAAGAGCGGGGCGTGGGGATCGTCTACATCTCGCACAAGATGGATGAACTCAAGCAGATTGCCGATCGCGTCACCGTGCTGCGCGACGGTGAATACGTGGCCACCGTCGCCGCCGCCGATACGAGCGTGCAGGCCATCATTGGCATGATGGTCGGCAGAACGCTCGCCGACGTCGCGCCGTATCCGGGTCCGGCGCACCAGGGCGAAGTCGCGCTCGAAGTGAAGCATCTGAACGCCGGCCCGCTCGTGAGGGACGTGAGCTTCACGTTGTGCAAAGGCGAAATACTGGGCTTTGCGGGACTCATGGGCGCGGGCCGAACCGAAGTCGCGCGAGCCGTCTTCGGCGCGGACCCGGTCGAATCCGGAGACATCTTCGTGAAAGGCGCGAAGGCAACGATCAAAACGCCAAGCGACGCGGTCGCGCACAGCATCGGGTATCTCTCCGAGGACCGCAAGCGCTTTGGTCTTGCGACCGGCATGGATGTCGAATCGAACATCGTGATGTCCAACCTCGGCAAATTCCTCTCGCTGAACCTCTTTCTGCGGCGCATGCAGATCCGCAAGACGGCGGCGCATTTCATCAGTCTGCTCGCCATTCGCACGCCTTCCGCCACGCAGCCGGTGCGCCTGCTATCGGGCGGCAATCAGCAGAAGATCGTCATTGCGAAGTGGCTGGAGCGCGACTGTGATGTGCTTTTCTTCGACGAGCCCACGCGCGGAATCGACGTTGGCGCGAAAAGCGAGATCTACAAGCTGCTGCGCGCACTTGCGGAACAAGGCAAGGCGATCGTGATGATCTCGTCGGAACTTCCGGAAATCCTGCGCATGAGCGACCGGATCGTAGTGATGTGCGAAGGCCGTATCACTGGCGAGCTCTCTGCCAGCGAGGCGACCCAGGAGCGCATCATGCATCTCGCGACCCAGCGCGAAACCTTGCAAGCGGCATGA
- a CDS encoding ABC transporter permease, with product MTMQSDTAALANQKRSTGLRARLFSPTALQKMLAFASLILLLIFFSFASPAFMQMDNILGILQATAVNGVLAIASTFVIITGGIDLSVGTLMTFTAVICGVFLTYWHLPMWIGVLAAIATGALCGTISGTLTAKMKIPPFIATLGMMLLLKGLSLVVSSDKPIYFTDTENFYMISQDSLIGYFLPSVPVPNAVLILFVLAIVSSITLNRTALGRYTFALGSNEEAVRLSGVNVDRWKIAIYGLGGAICGIAGLLIASRLNSAQPALGQGYELEAIAAVVIGGTSLSGGSGTILGTIIGAFIMSVLTNGLRIMSVAQEWQIVVTGLIIILAVYADILRRKKR from the coding sequence ATGACTATGCAATCGGATACTGCGGCGCTGGCGAATCAGAAACGGTCGACCGGTTTGAGGGCGCGCCTTTTCTCGCCGACTGCGCTGCAGAAAATGCTCGCATTCGCGAGCCTCATCCTGCTGCTGATCTTTTTCAGCTTCGCTTCGCCTGCATTCATGCAGATGGACAACATCCTCGGCATTCTGCAGGCAACGGCTGTGAACGGCGTGCTCGCCATTGCGAGCACGTTTGTCATCATCACGGGCGGCATCGATTTGTCGGTCGGCACGTTGATGACGTTTACGGCCGTGATTTGCGGCGTGTTTCTGACCTATTGGCATTTGCCGATGTGGATCGGCGTGCTCGCCGCCATCGCAACGGGCGCGCTGTGCGGAACCATTTCTGGCACGCTCACGGCGAAGATGAAAATCCCGCCGTTCATCGCGACGCTCGGCATGATGCTGCTGCTCAAGGGGCTTTCGCTCGTGGTGTCGTCCGACAAGCCCATCTATTTCACCGATACCGAAAACTTCTACATGATTTCGCAGGACTCGCTGATCGGCTATTTCCTGCCCAGCGTGCCTGTGCCGAACGCCGTGCTGATTCTGTTCGTGCTCGCCATCGTGAGTTCGATCACGCTCAACCGCACGGCGCTTGGCCGCTATACGTTCGCGCTAGGCAGCAATGAAGAGGCCGTGCGCCTTTCGGGCGTGAATGTCGATCGCTGGAAGATCGCGATTTATGGCCTTGGCGGCGCGATCTGCGGCATTGCAGGGTTGTTGATCGCCTCGCGTCTGAATTCGGCGCAGCCGGCGCTCGGCCAGGGTTACGAGCTGGAAGCCATCGCGGCGGTCGTGATCGGCGGAACGTCGCTGAGCGGCGGGTCAGGCACGATACTCGGCACCATCATCGGCGCGTTCATCATGAGCGTGCTGACGAACGGCCTGCGCATCATGTCGGTCGCGCAGGAATGGCAGATCGTGGTGACGGGGCTCATCATCATCCTCGCGGTTTATGCGGATATCTTGCGGCGCAAGAAGCGTTGA